From Debaryomyces hansenii CBS767 chromosome C complete sequence, a single genomic window includes:
- a CDS encoding DEHA2C05280p (some similarities with uniprot|P42944 Saccharomyces cerevisiae YJL110C GZF3 GATA zinc finger protein): MSEIQQQLPMPTPIEANPVHPNAKTTTHVNNGTTTTKTNITSPVCRNCKTQTTPLWRRDETGQVLCNACGLFLKLHGRPRPISLKTDTIKSRNRIKQANPSKTSSPNTPELKSKDARSGSVGSGKKSPKLKKKSTNGEVKTDSGGSTPLLPPTSSSMRMQHSSSIFPPPINSLHHLPSHLANQTQPLHYPSSTPTHFAPGLQRITSPLLLSTTSSLSNARSSSNSSSNLNTMTPVNRENNNVNLSVAQAAGALENMSNELGPSATFKYSSSNKSQGTSLMNNEASLTGDNIKKETKSFSTPSSALNVTSNTMPPKLPALGSNSNGSNKNVSSPSFGPQFHLQQSQSQPQSQSQSQSQSQSPAQSQLSQQPTPSSSTSRQQSPVIAATSLPPIQQLSSHINKTSLPNFQNSFSGYNNQHNPDQNQNFQPPPGGNPSNSGNSNNNNNNNNNKNNNNGSNDENSNSNSSEVTLLKTRISELELVNDLYRTRIMELEAMEQAARLREISMRKRLDDYYNLKDYSIPPFKRENEDEQTNSNKKTKVDN; this comes from the coding sequence ATGAGTGAGATCCAGCAACAGCTTCCGATGCCAACGCCAATTGAGGCTAATCCGGTGCATCCTAATGCTAAAACTACCACACATGTGAATAATGGAACCACGACTACTAAAACGAACATAACAAGTCCTGTGTGTCGTAATTGTAAAACACAAACTACGCCGCTTTGGAGAAGAGACGAAACGGGTCAGGTGTTGTGTAATGCCTGTGGGTTGTTTTTGAAGTTACACGGGCGTCCTAGACCAATATCATTGAAAACTGATACCATTAAGTCCAGAAATAGAATCAAGCAGGCTAACCCATCTAAGACATCAAGTCCAAATACCCCAGAATTGAAGTCCAAGGATGCTAGGAGTGGTTCTGTTGGTAGTGGAAAGAAATCACcaaagttgaagaaaaagtcAACTAATGGTGAAGTCAAGACAGATTCGGGGGGCTCCACACCTTTATTACCTCCAACTTCCTCGAGTATGAGGATGCAGCACTCTAGTCTGATCTTTCCACCTCCAATTAACTCATTACACCATTTGCCTAGCCACTTAGCTAATCAGACACAACCATTACATTATCCTTCTTCTACGCCAACGCACTTTGCTCCAGGTTTACAAAGAATCACTTCGCCATTATTGTTGTCTACTACTTCGTCCCTTTCAAATGCTAGatcttcttccaattcGTCTTCTAATTTGAACACTATGACTCCTGTGAATAGAGAAAATAACAACGTTAATCTTAGCGTTGCGCAGGCTGCTGGTGCATTAGAAAACATGTCGAATGAATTAGGGCCAAGTGCaactttcaaatattcatcgTCTAATAAATCTCAAGGTACATCGTTGATGAACAATGAGGCTTCTTTAACTGGCGATAACATTAAAAAGGAGACAAAGAGTTTCTCTACACCATCATCTGCTTTGAATGTTACTTCCAATACAATGCCACCTAAATTGCCCGCATTAGGGTCAAATTCGAATGGTTCAAATAAAAACGTTTCGTCTCCTTCTTTTGGGCCACAATTCCATTTGCAACAATCCCAATCACAACCTCAATCTCAGTCTCAATCACAATCACAATCACAATCTCCAGCTCAATCACAATTATCGCAGCAGCCTACGCCCTCGTCCTCCACATCACGACAACAATCTCCGGTGATAGCGGCAACCTCCTTACCACCAATCCAACAACTCTCGTCTCATATTAATAAGACCTCGTTGCCGAACTTCCAAAATAGTTTCAGTGGCTATAATAATCAGCATAACCCAGATCAGAATCAGAACTTTCAACCACCACCTGGTGGAAACCCTAGTAATAGTGGCAATAGtaacaataacaataataacaacaataataaaaacaataataatggcaGCAATGACGAAAATTCTAACTCAAATTCTAGCGAGGTAACCCTCTTGAAAACTAGAATTTCAGAGTTGGAGTTAGTTAATGACTTGTACAGAACTAGAATAATGGAGTTGGAAGCGATGGAGCAAGCTGCAAGATTAAGAGAAATATCTATGAGAAAACGGTTGGATGactattataatttaaaagaTTATTCTATTCCTCCGTTCAAGAGGGAGAACGAAGATGAACAAACCAACAGTAACAAAAAGACCAAAGTTGATAATTGA
- a CDS encoding DEHA2C05258p (similar to uniprot|P37012 Saccharomyces cerevisiae YMR105c PGM2 phosphoglucomutase or uniprot|P33401 Saccharomyces cerevisiae YKL127w PGM1 phosphoglucomutase): protein MSESFQTVSTKPFQDQKPGTSGLRKKVQVFQQPNYTENFIQAILDAIPEGKNGSTLVIGGDGRYYNDTVIQLIIKISAANGIKKLIIGRNGILSTPATSHVIRIRGATGGIILTASHNPGGPNNDLGIKYNLANGGPAPESVTNKIFDVSKALDDYKIVALPEFDLSKIGSLQTGPIEVEIIDSTKDYVEMLKDTFDFNAIKKFLTDATEKQGFKLLFDAMNGVTAPYGQVIFVEELGLPSSSVQNCKSLPDFGGLHPDPNLTYAKGLVDRVDKENIAFGAASDGDGDRNMIYGAGTFVSPGDSVAIIAEYADAIPYFARNGVHGLARSMPTSGALDLVAKDKGLNIYEVPTGWKFFCNLFDAKKLSICGEESFGTGSDHIREKDGLWAIIAWLNVLADFDTKNPDKKTSVEIVQNSFWEKYGRTFFTRYDFENVSGKGANKIIELLTSIVENSPKGTKLADGYVVSEGDNFSYTDLDGSVSTNQGLFVKFENGLRFIVRLSGTGSSGATVRLYLEKHSSDASTYQTKVDDYLSQDIKFVLDLLKFNEFLGREEPDVRT from the coding sequence ATGTCTGAATCATTTCAAACTGTCCTGACCAAACCATTTCAAGATCAAAAACCTGGTACCTCAGGGTTGAGAAAAAAGGTCCAAGTTTTCCAACAACCAAATTATACGGAGAACTTCATTCAAGCAATCTTAGACGCAATTCCAGAAGGGAAGAATGGATCCACGTTAGTTATTGGTGGTGATGGTCGTTATTACAATGATACTGtcattcaattgattatCAAGATTTCTGCTGCTAATGgtattaaaaaattgattattggACGAAATGGTATTTTGTCCACCCCAGCTACGTCACACGTTATTAGAATCAGAGGGGCCACCGGAGGTATCATTTTAACTGCATCCCATAACCCTGGTGGACCAAACAATGATCTTGGTATCAAGTACAATTTGGCCAATGGAGGTCCGGCACCCGAATCTGTCACAAACAAGATCTTCGATGTTTCCAAGGCCCTTGATGATTATAAGATTGTCGCGTTGCCTGAGTTTGATTTAAGTAAAATTGGCTCTTTGCAAACAGGCCCAATTGAAGTTGAGATAATTGACTCCACTAAGGACTATGTGGAGATGTTGAAAGATACTTTTGACTTTAACGCAATTAAAAAGTTTCTTACTGATGCCACCGAGAAGCAAGGATTCAAGTTACTTTTTGATGCAATGAATGGTGTCACAGCTCCTTATGGCCAAGTGATTTTCGTGGAAGAATTGGGTTTGCCTTCTTCATCTGTACAAAACTGTAAATCATTACCAGATTTTGGAGGATTGCACCCAGATCCAAACTTAACCTACGCAAAGGGATTAGTTGATAGAGTCgacaaagaaaatattgcatTTGGTGCAGCCTCTGATGGTGATGGTGATAGAAATATGATTTATGGTGCTGGAACTTTTGTTTCTCCTGGTGACTCAGTTGCAATTATTGCTGAATATGCTGACGCTATACCATATTTTGCTAGAAATGGAGTTCATGGATTAGCAAGGTCTATGCCAACTTCCGGTGCATTGGATTTAGTAGCCAAGGACAAGGGCTTGAATATTTACGAAGTCCCAACCGGGTGGAAATTCTTCTGTAACTTATTCGATGCTAAAAAGTTATCCATTTGTGGTGAAGAAAGTTTCGGTACGGGTTCTGATCATATTAGAGAAAAAGATGGTTTATGGGCCATTATTGCATGGTTGAATGTTCTTGCTGACTTCGATACAAAGAACCCGGATAAGAAGACTAGTGTGGAAATAGTTCAAAATTCTTTCTGGGAAAAGTATGGTAGGACATTTTTCACAAGATATGATTTTGAGAACGTTTCTGGTAAGGGAgctaataaaattattgaattattgactTCAATTGTCGAAAATAGTCCAAAGGGTACAAAATTAGCTGATGGATATGTCGTCTCGGAAGGCGATAACTTCTCATATACCGATTTAGACGGATCTGTTTCAACGAACCAAGGTTTATTTGTCAAATTCGAGAATGGATTGAGATTTATTGTTAGATTATCTGGTACTGGCTCATCAGGTGCTACTGTCAGATTGTACTTAGAAAAGCATTCTTCTGACGCATCTACCTATCAAACCAAAGTTGATGACTATTTGTCTCAGgatattaaatttgtcttagatttattaaaattcaatgagTTTTTAGGAAGAGAAGAACCCGATGTCCGTACGTGA